The following are encoded in a window of Ricinus communis isolate WT05 ecotype wild-type chromosome 4, ASM1957865v1, whole genome shotgun sequence genomic DNA:
- the LOC8258269 gene encoding 3-hexulose-6-phosphate isomerase, whose product MATEAPSSMLSLASQICNHIASIFSKPTGPHPHPLDLMVTTLSTIAAQKGHVFLYGVGREGLMLKALCMRLAHLGLATHFIFDMTTPPITSNDLLIASAGPGGFSTVDALCSVARSYDAKVLLLTAQPETGSCVKQASVVCYVPAQTMANDRDDAEKENSRPLLPMGSVYEGALFVLFEMVIYRLGEVLGQSPEAIRSRHTNLE is encoded by the coding sequence ATGGCCACTGAAGCTCCCTCCTCCATGTTATCTCTAGCATCACAAATATGCAATCACATAGCCTCCATCTTCTCCAAACCCACTGGTCCCCACCCACATCCTTTGGACCTCATGGTCACCACTCTCTCCACCATAGCCGCCCAGAAAGGCCATGTCTTCCTCTACGGAGTAGGGCGAGAAGGCCTTATGCTAAAGGCTCTATGCATGCGTCTTGCGCACCTTGGTCTCGCCACCCACTTTATCTTCGACATGACCACTCCTCCAATCACCTCCAATGATCTCCTGATCGCCTCTGCTGGTCCCGGAGGATTCTCCACCGTCGATGCCTTGTGCTCTGTGGCAAGATCTTATGATGCCAAAGTACTATTGCTGACTGCTCAGCCTGAAACTGGATCCTGTGTGAAGCAAGCAAGCGTTGTTTGCTATGTGCCTGCCCAGACTATGGCGAACGACAGGGATGATGCAGAAAAGGAGAACTCTAGGCCGCTGCTGCCCATGGGAAGTGTTTATGAAGGAGCGTTGTTTGTATTGTTCGAGATGGTTATTTACAGATTGGGTGAAGTTTTGGGTCAGAGCCCTGAGGCCATACGATCTCGACATACCAATCTTGAATGA
- the LOC8258270 gene encoding uncharacterized protein LOC8258270 isoform X2, with protein sequence MDPHHTESWTNEKHLHFLKSMEASFVRTMLENNARILRLDRYLPDSSESTLDLKSQRPKKHATSDHYNISGSRSRTNGRSDRRTRRLSSNRPSQRHAPSQDQVVPQLENRSGDKEERDPPNVAAAVVAYVAPAN encoded by the exons ATGGATCCTCACCATACAGAATCATGGACGAACGAGAAGCACCTTCACTTCTTGAAGTCAATGGAGGCTTCTTTTGTCCGCACAATGCTCGAAAATAACGCTCGTATCCTCCGCCTCGACCGTTACTTGCCGGATAGTTCTGAATCAACTTTAGATTTGAAATCTCAGAGACCTAAAAAGCATGCTACTTCAg ATCATTACAATATTAGTGGTTCAAGGTCAAGAACGAATGGCAGGAGCGACAGGAGAACAAGAAGATTATCATCTAATCGCCCATCTCAGCGCCATGCTCCGTCTCAAGATCAG GTGGTCCCACAGCTTGAGAATAGAAGTGGTGATAAAGAGGAAAGAGACCCTCCCAATGTAGCAGCAGCAGTAGTTGCATACGTGGCGCCTGCCAATTGA
- the LOC8258268 gene encoding protein phosphatase inhibitor 2 isoform X2, with product MKGNRARVRWNEANLGEIEANKPVRQKITEPKTPYHPMIDDDGSLSPRRGSFDDVVADVMRAEDLRTALDTVASSSRNSGRRSSDWTSSEDEAEPMEQDEEDRSASFKEHRRAHYDEFRKVKELRRKGSFLEDEDEEIGSDKGNDGKYDSSSLLSAGVEHIDIEEGSATSNGAQKQIEL from the exons atgaa AGGTAATAGAGCTCGTGTAAGATGGAATGAAGCAAATCTTGGGGAAATTGAAGCAAATAAGCCTGTAAGGCAGAAAATCACTGAACCCAAGACACCGTATCACCCTATGATTGATGATGATG GTTCTCTCTCTCCTAGGCGGGGTAGCTTTGACGATGTTGTCGCTGACGTAATGCGTGCAGAAGACCTGCGGACTGCATTGGATACAGTGGCTTCATCAAGTAGAAACTCTGGTAGGCGATCTAGTGACTGGACATCATCGGAGGATGAGGCTGAGCCTATGGAACAAGATGAAGAAG ATAGGAGTGCAAGTTTTAAGGAGCACAGACGAGCACACTATGATGAGTTTCGGAAAGTAAAGGAACTCAGGAGGAAAGGTTCATTCTTGgaggatgaagatgaagaaattGGCAGTGATAAGGGAAATGATGGGAAATATGATTCATCTTCATTGTTAAGCGCTGGTGTGGAACATATAGACATCGAAGAGGGCTCTGCAACTTCTAATGGAGCTCAGAAGCAAATTGAGCTGTGA
- the LOC8258268 gene encoding protein phosphatase inhibitor 2 isoform X1 produces the protein MKGNRARVRWNEANLGEIEANKPVRQKITEPKTPYHPMIDDDGSLSPRRGSFDDVVADVMRAEDLRTALDTVASSSRNSGRRSSDWTSSEDEAEPMEQDEEDSESDRSASFKEHRRAHYDEFRKVKELRRKGSFLEDEDEEIGSDKGNDGKYDSSSLLSAGVEHIDIEEGSATSNGAQKQIEL, from the exons atgaa AGGTAATAGAGCTCGTGTAAGATGGAATGAAGCAAATCTTGGGGAAATTGAAGCAAATAAGCCTGTAAGGCAGAAAATCACTGAACCCAAGACACCGTATCACCCTATGATTGATGATGATG GTTCTCTCTCTCCTAGGCGGGGTAGCTTTGACGATGTTGTCGCTGACGTAATGCGTGCAGAAGACCTGCGGACTGCATTGGATACAGTGGCTTCATCAAGTAGAAACTCTGGTAGGCGATCTAGTGACTGGACATCATCGGAGGATGAGGCTGAGCCTATGGAACAAGATGAAGAAG ATTCTGAATCAGATAGGAGTGCAAGTTTTAAGGAGCACAGACGAGCACACTATGATGAGTTTCGGAAAGTAAAGGAACTCAGGAGGAAAGGTTCATTCTTGgaggatgaagatgaagaaattGGCAGTGATAAGGGAAATGATGGGAAATATGATTCATCTTCATTGTTAAGCGCTGGTGTGGAACATATAGACATCGAAGAGGGCTCTGCAACTTCTAATGGAGCTCAGAAGCAAATTGAGCTGTGA
- the LOC8258270 gene encoding uncharacterized protein LOC8258270 isoform X1, whose protein sequence is MDPHHTESWTNEKHLHFLKSMEASFVRTMLENNARILRLDRYLPDSSESTLDLKSQRPKKHATSVDHYNISGSRSRTNGRSDRRTRRLSSNRPSQRHAPSQDQVVPQLENRSGDKEERDPPNVAAAVVAYVAPAN, encoded by the exons ATGGATCCTCACCATACAGAATCATGGACGAACGAGAAGCACCTTCACTTCTTGAAGTCAATGGAGGCTTCTTTTGTCCGCACAATGCTCGAAAATAACGCTCGTATCCTCCGCCTCGACCGTTACTTGCCGGATAGTTCTGAATCAACTTTAGATTTGAAATCTCAGAGACCTAAAAAGCATGCTACTTCAg TAGATCATTACAATATTAGTGGTTCAAGGTCAAGAACGAATGGCAGGAGCGACAGGAGAACAAGAAGATTATCATCTAATCGCCCATCTCAGCGCCATGCTCCGTCTCAAGATCAG GTGGTCCCACAGCTTGAGAATAGAAGTGGTGATAAAGAGGAAAGAGACCCTCCCAATGTAGCAGCAGCAGTAGTTGCATACGTGGCGCCTGCCAATTGA
- the LOC8258271 gene encoding transmembrane protein 161B, with protein MLHQQFFEPYSNLILQTTLTVSLTLFLVFLKIPIFFLQGLFTYIHPDNLPQQNGVKAAIRRPSSSDSNSTLDSSQNLSSKSNSDFKRRNNKSKEKFEFDENNAQIFRLKLDEAHLQSRIYFNDYWYSFIYSLVALSSFLLYKYLGGVLEKDGILTDGSLIPLILGFVGIYKLFMSLARLSFEKSASKRSDKQLSVLFGVLGFLFGFLICSGAGHSVLDFDFSSFDGKGRLFVAVLMGLLSGFLYMPAGKNARAFWIGTDQLQSNLSMIYCGWFARMILYANFLLVFFTALLWISPLTDILISKSVDMKTSSGSIRNAEKLVGNVGFTVSDFTRFRLWCLLLSGLVQIMALRPNLQMYLNEALFSWYQRLHASKVPDLDFSRAKVFLHNHYLCLVVVQFIAPPFLVLLFLGLCQIDGTSFKNFELLCSVLPCTAFMKEMTLLMAWWVIFLWTVFTSASLLLYRRGILYVS; from the coding sequence ATGCTGCACCAACAATTCTTTGAACCTTACAGTAATCTAATCTTACAAACAACACTCACCGTCTCACTTACTCTGTTTCTCGTATTCCTCAAAATCCCCATCTTTTTCCTTCAAGGCCTTTTCACTTACATCCACCCTGACAATCTTCCCCAGCAAAACGGTGTCAAAGCTGCCATTAGAAGACCCTCTTCTTCTGATTCCAATTCCACCCTCGACAGCTCTCAGAATTTATCATCCAAGTCTAATTCTGATTTTAAAAGgagaaataataaatctaaagaaaagtttgagTTTGATGAAAACAATGCCCAGATCTTTAGGTTAAAGCTCGACGAAGCTCATCTTCAATCTCGTATctattttaatgattattggtattcttttatttactcACTAGTtgctctttcttctttcttgctTTATAAGTACTTGGGTGGTGTGCTTGAAAAAGATGGGATTTTGACAGATGGGTCCTTAATTCCACTGATTTTAGGATTTGTTGGTATATACAAATTGTTTATGTCGTTAGCAAGATTATCTTTTGAGAAATCTGCTTCCAAGAGGTCTGATAAACAATTGAGCGTGCTTTTTGGGGTTTTAGGGTTTCTTTTCGGGTTCTTGATTTGTTCTGGAGCTGGACATTCTGttcttgattttgattttagttCATTTGATGGGAAAGGAAGGCTTTTTGTTGCTGTTCTAATGGGGCTTCTTTCTGGGTTTTTGTATATGCCCGCCGGGAAAAATGCTCGTGCATTTTGGATCGGAACAGATCAGCTTCAGTCTAATTTGAGTATGATATACTGCGGATGGTTTGCTAGAATGATCCTGTATGCCAATTTTTTATTGGTCTTTTTCACAGCATTGCTTTGGATTAGTCCATTAACTGATATTCTAATTAGCAAGAGTGTTGATATGAAAACAAGCAGCGGTAGTATTAGGAATGCTGAGAAGTTAGTTGGAAATGTGGGTTTTACAGTATCAGATTTTACAAGGTTTAGGCTTTGGTGCTTGTTGCTTTCGGGACTTGTCCAAATCATGGCATTACGGCCTAACTTGCAAATGTATTTGAATGAAGCATTGTTTTCTTGGTACCAGCGGTTGCATGCCAGCAAGGTTCCTGATTTGGATTTCAGTAGAGCCAAAGTTTTTCTGCACAATCACTACTTATGTCTTGTAGTTGTGCAGTTTATTGCACCACCTTTCCTGGTACTTCTCTTCCTTGGCTTATGTCAGATTGATGGTACCTCATTTAAGAATTTCGAATTGTTATGCAGCGTACTCCCTTGTACTGCTTTTATGAAAGAAATGACTTTGTTAATGGCTTGGTGGGTTATCTTTCTCTGGACAGTTTTTACTTCAGCAAGCCTACTCTTGTACCGTCGTGGCATTTTGTATGTTTCTTGA